A genome region from Chlorobaculum tepidum TLS includes the following:
- a CDS encoding tetratricopeptide repeat protein, with amino-acid sequence MTLPKMGKACRIGAFRWLLSLLALLAGVVLSAFPAMASVSGNSTAPDSAAVVTVQDPLSDYVQGLFLDMKGDYWGAIDIFRKVLVRKPADPAVHYSISQSYYRLAVLDSARVYGEAAVRLDPSNRYYLRYLAVVAHDMRDYDRAAELYGQASLLEPDRTEIMYLQGLEYMAAKRLEPALEVFRKAVRIDPYNEAAFAQTLALEIALKHYPEAIDTSKQLLKLGGNERKIGITLAELYTKTGQETLAVQTLQELIAGDRSNITYWIALFDHYIMVGRNDDFHRELAVFLERASLPPESLHDLAKLYILRSGKDSLYVAPTIALLDELTARRPRDSELFMLKGMFGMMHGHQQEGVVLFRKAVQLDSSNATAWEYLISTQLDLGQKRQAFALLAKARRRLPGQRFRWSVLEGSLLLSSHKLRRAVAVLETVAGTKRKPGDPNLLIQANINLAMACDLLGMKKRSRSAYERVLDLDPHNTLAMNNLAYLFTEEGITLRKALRLATNAVMLEPENGVYLDTLGWVHYKLGNFELARQFLEKAAATGLDEPDIYRHLGEVYRKLGNEPKAREMLEKARTVEKTQGNKKSGH; translated from the coding sequence TTGACACTGCCGAAGATGGGTAAGGCGTGTCGAATTGGCGCTTTCCGATGGCTCCTCTCGCTGCTGGCGCTCCTCGCTGGCGTGGTGCTGTCAGCTTTCCCGGCAATGGCGTCGGTCAGCGGTAACAGCACTGCGCCGGACTCCGCCGCTGTTGTGACCGTACAAGACCCCCTTTCTGACTATGTGCAGGGACTTTTTCTCGACATGAAGGGGGATTACTGGGGCGCCATCGACATCTTCAGGAAGGTGTTGGTCCGCAAGCCTGCCGATCCCGCTGTGCACTATTCGATCTCCCAATCATACTATCGTCTTGCCGTTCTCGATTCGGCCAGGGTCTACGGCGAAGCGGCGGTCAGACTCGATCCATCGAACCGTTACTATCTGAGGTATCTGGCCGTTGTTGCCCATGACATGCGCGACTATGACCGGGCGGCGGAGTTGTACGGCCAGGCCTCTCTGTTGGAGCCTGACCGCACCGAGATCATGTATCTACAAGGGCTTGAATACATGGCGGCAAAACGCCTTGAACCGGCGCTCGAAGTATTCCGGAAAGCCGTGCGGATCGATCCATACAATGAAGCCGCATTTGCGCAAACCCTGGCGCTGGAAATTGCTCTCAAGCACTATCCTGAAGCGATAGATACCTCGAAGCAGCTGCTCAAGCTTGGTGGAAACGAACGCAAAATCGGCATAACGCTTGCCGAACTCTATACGAAAACCGGGCAGGAGACGCTGGCTGTTCAGACGCTTCAAGAGCTGATCGCGGGTGATCGCAGCAATATCACCTACTGGATCGCTTTGTTCGACCACTACATCATGGTCGGTCGCAATGACGATTTTCATCGTGAATTGGCTGTATTCCTTGAAAGGGCCTCTTTGCCTCCTGAGTCACTGCATGATCTTGCCAAGCTCTATATTCTGCGCTCCGGAAAGGATTCGCTCTATGTGGCGCCTACCATCGCTTTACTTGATGAGCTTACAGCCAGAAGGCCGCGTGACAGTGAGCTGTTCATGCTGAAAGGGATGTTCGGAATGATGCACGGGCATCAGCAGGAGGGCGTCGTTCTTTTCAGAAAAGCCGTTCAGCTCGATTCCAGCAATGCAACGGCGTGGGAGTACCTGATCTCCACTCAGCTTGATCTAGGTCAAAAACGCCAGGCGTTCGCGCTTCTGGCCAAAGCCAGACGTCGGCTTCCCGGGCAGAGGTTTCGGTGGAGTGTCCTCGAAGGCTCTTTGCTACTCTCTTCCCATAAGCTGCGGCGGGCGGTTGCCGTGCTTGAAACGGTTGCCGGGACGAAACGGAAGCCTGGTGACCCGAATCTTCTGATCCAGGCCAACATCAATCTGGCGATGGCCTGCGATCTGCTTGGCATGAAAAAGCGTAGCCGATCGGCTTATGAGCGGGTACTCGATCTCGACCCGCACAACACCCTTGCCATGAACAATCTCGCCTACCTGTTTACCGAAGAGGGAATCACGCTTCGCAAGGCCTTACGTCTGGCCACCAATGCCGTGATGCTCGAACCGGAGAATGGTGTCTATCTCGATACTCTCGGTTGGGTACACTACAAACTTGGCAATTTCGAGCTTGCCCGGCAGTTCCTCGAAAAGGCGGCTGCCACCGGGCTGGATGAGCCGGATATCTACCGGCACCTTGGTGAGGTCTACCGGAAGCTCGGCAATGAACCGAAAGCAAGGGAGATGCTGGAAAAAGCGAGAACAGTCGAGAAGACGCAGGGGAACAAAAAAAGCGGTCATTGA
- the hpf gene encoding ribosome hibernation-promoting factor, HPF/YfiA family, whose product MTNSVTSDAVTVKVTLRHSNNHGSIEDYARNAVSGLSKFYAGALNCHVILDHQKNDHDQNKLAEITVHVPQHDFVARESAPTYEQAIENCIDVLERQLKKLKEKQRNI is encoded by the coding sequence ATGACAAATTCAGTTACCAGTGATGCGGTTACCGTCAAGGTTACTCTTCGTCATTCCAACAATCATGGCAGCATAGAAGACTACGCTCGCAATGCAGTTTCGGGACTTTCGAAGTTTTATGCCGGTGCGCTCAATTGTCATGTCATTCTTGATCATCAGAAAAATGATCATGACCAGAACAAGCTGGCTGAAATTACCGTTCATGTGCCACAGCATGATTTTGTGGCCAGAGAGTCGGCCCCGACCTATGAACAGGCGATAGAGAACTGTATCGATGTACTGGAGAGACAGCTCAAAAAACTGAAGGAAAAGCAGCGGAACATCTGA
- the hprK gene encoding HPr(Ser) kinase/phosphatase, whose translation MNFDQKGLKKRSITVAYFFEHIQKRFDIKFRRLNELDEQKCRIHERDLHRPGLAIAGFTKLFTYKRVQILGNTETRYLNHLSDEERKTAFANFVSFRMPCIILTSNNKLDQELVDMATGAGIPVFITRCSSTKTIYYITDFLDEEFSLYQQYHGSMIDVYGVGVLLTGKSGLGKSEVALDLIERGHGLVADDVVVVKRKGETKTLVASRNNIIDHFMEIRGLGVVDVRQNFGIRAIRDRKEVQVVVELLEWSKESEYERLGLDQKMVKLLGVDLPLVQLPIFPGKNITAIIEVVALNFLLKHYAGYVPAEALTERIRNVINKERAKAPAPSTSFEEYNDEND comes from the coding sequence ATGAATTTTGACCAGAAGGGCCTGAAGAAGCGATCGATCACGGTCGCCTATTTTTTTGAACACATACAGAAGCGGTTCGATATAAAATTTCGGCGTCTCAACGAGCTTGATGAACAGAAGTGCCGCATCCACGAACGCGATCTTCATCGTCCCGGCCTGGCCATAGCGGGGTTCACCAAACTGTTTACCTATAAGCGGGTACAGATTCTCGGCAACACTGAAACGCGCTATCTGAACCACCTGTCCGATGAAGAACGCAAAACAGCTTTTGCCAATTTCGTCAGCTTCAGGATGCCATGCATCATTCTGACCAGTAACAACAAGCTCGATCAGGAACTGGTCGACATGGCTACCGGCGCAGGGATTCCGGTGTTCATCACACGCTGCTCTTCGACCAAGACCATTTATTATATCACCGATTTTCTCGATGAAGAGTTCTCGCTTTACCAGCAGTATCACGGCTCGATGATCGATGTCTATGGCGTCGGCGTGCTTCTGACCGGTAAAAGCGGTCTCGGCAAGTCGGAGGTGGCGCTCGATCTTATCGAGCGGGGCCATGGATTGGTGGCCGACGACGTTGTGGTTGTCAAGCGCAAGGGAGAGACCAAGACGCTGGTTGCATCGCGCAACAATATCATTGACCACTTCATGGAGATTCGTGGTCTTGGCGTCGTTGATGTTCGACAGAATTTCGGTATCCGGGCAATTCGTGATAGAAAAGAGGTACAGGTGGTGGTTGAGTTGCTCGAATGGAGCAAGGAGTCCGAATACGAGCGGCTTGGGCTTGACCAGAAAATGGTCAAATTGCTTGGCGTCGATCTGCCTCTGGTGCAGCTTCCGATTTTTCCCGGCAAGAACATTACGGCCATCATCGAGGTGGTGGCACTGAACTTCCTCCTGAAGCATTATGCCGGGTACGTACCCGCCGAGGCGCTGACCGAGAGAATCCGCAACGTTATCAACAAGGAGCGCGCCAAAGCGCCCGCTCCGTCAACCAGTTTCGAAGAGTATAATGATGAAAACGACTAA
- the nifJ gene encoding pyruvate:ferredoxin (flavodoxin) oxidoreductase, translated as MTRTFKTMEGNEALAHVAYRTNEVISIYPITPASPMGEYSDAWAAVDVKNIWGTVPLVNEMQSEAGAAAAVHGALQTGALTTTFTASQGLLLMIPNMYKIAGELTPCVIHVSARSLAAQALSIFCDHGDVMSVRGTGFALLASCSVQEVMDMALISQAATLESRVPFLHFFDGFRTSHEISKIEVLSDEQIRSMINDELVFAHRMRRMSPDAPIIRGTSQNPDVYFQARESVNKYYEACPSITQKAMDQFAKLTGRSYKLYQYYGAPDADRIIIMMGSGAETALETVEYLNNHGEKVGLVKVRLFRPFDVATFIASLPSSVKSIAVLDRVKEPGSAGEPLYLDVVNAVAESYQEGKCASMPSVLGGRYGLSSKEFTPAMVKAIFDNMNAESPKNHFTVGIDDDVTKKSLAYDETFSIEPDSVFRALFYGLGSDGTVGANKNSIKIIGENTDNYAQGFFVYDSKKAGSITTSHLRFGPEQIRSTYLITEAQFVGCHHWVFLEMIDVAKNLKQGGTLLINSAYAPDVVWSKLPRPVQQHLIDKQAKLYTIDAYKVAHESGMGQRINTIMQACFFAISGVLPREEAIEKIKDAIRHTYGKKGDEVVQQNIKAVDNTLANLHEVKIGAVADSTKELRSPIVGDAPEFVCNVLAKIIAGEGDSIPVSKLPADGTYPLGTTKFEKRNLAQEIPVWAPELCIECGKCSMVCPHAAIRIKVYEPKHLENAPATFKSLDAKAKNWEGMRYTVQIAPEDCTGCQLCVNACPARDKQVEGRKALNMHEQAPLRETESACWSFFINLPEFDRNKINQRLIKEQQLQQPLFEFSGACSGCGETPYVKLMTQLFGDRLVIGNATGCSSIYGGNLPTTPYAANPQGLGPTWSNSLFEDTAEFALGFRISIDKQQQFAKELVKKLAGDIGENLATAILNATQNSEPEIFEQRERVAVLKDKLQQMKSDDAKNLLAVADMLVKKSVWAVGGDGWAYDIGYGGLDHVTASGKNVNMLVLDTEVYSNTGGQASKATPKAAIAKFAAAGRIATKKDLGLISMSYGNAYVASVALGARDEQTLRAFIEAEAYDGPSIIIAYSHCIAHGFDLSMGLEHQKAAVDSGHWLLYRYNPDRLKEGLNPLQLDSKKPKMPVAEFLNMENRFRILKKTHPDLAKKYFEAIQHEVNARWAHYEHLANRSIEGEA; from the coding sequence ATGACCCGGACATTCAAGACAATGGAGGGGAATGAAGCTCTTGCTCATGTCGCCTATCGCACTAATGAAGTCATCTCGATATACCCGATTACCCCGGCATCTCCGATGGGAGAGTACTCCGACGCATGGGCCGCTGTCGATGTAAAAAATATCTGGGGTACCGTGCCACTCGTCAATGAGATGCAGAGCGAAGCCGGTGCCGCCGCCGCCGTTCACGGCGCGTTGCAGACCGGCGCGCTGACGACCACCTTCACGGCCTCTCAGGGTCTCTTACTGATGATCCCGAACATGTACAAGATCGCCGGTGAACTGACCCCCTGCGTGATTCACGTGTCAGCCCGTTCGCTGGCCGCGCAGGCGCTCTCGATATTCTGCGACCACGGTGACGTGATGTCGGTCAGGGGCACCGGCTTCGCGCTGCTCGCTTCCTGTTCGGTACAGGAGGTAATGGACATGGCGCTGATTTCGCAGGCCGCAACGCTCGAATCGCGCGTGCCATTCCTGCACTTCTTCGACGGCTTCCGCACGTCGCACGAAATCTCGAAAATCGAGGTGCTCTCGGACGAACAGATTCGCTCGATGATCAACGACGAGCTGGTCTTCGCACACCGCATGCGCCGCATGTCGCCTGATGCACCGATCATCCGCGGTACCTCGCAGAATCCGGACGTCTATTTCCAGGCACGCGAGAGCGTCAACAAATATTATGAGGCCTGCCCGTCAATCACCCAGAAGGCGATGGACCAGTTCGCCAAACTGACTGGGCGCAGCTATAAACTTTACCAGTACTACGGCGCTCCGGATGCCGACCGTATCATCATCATGATGGGGTCAGGTGCCGAGACCGCTCTCGAAACTGTCGAATACCTCAACAACCACGGCGAAAAGGTCGGTCTGGTCAAGGTACGCCTTTTCAGGCCATTCGACGTTGCAACCTTCATCGCATCGCTACCATCGAGCGTGAAGAGTATCGCGGTGCTCGACCGTGTCAAGGAACCAGGCAGCGCTGGCGAACCGCTCTATCTCGATGTAGTCAACGCCGTAGCCGAATCGTACCAGGAAGGCAAATGCGCTTCGATGCCAAGCGTTTTGGGTGGGCGCTATGGCCTGTCGTCGAAGGAGTTCACTCCGGCGATGGTCAAGGCGATCTTCGACAATATGAACGCGGAATCTCCAAAGAATCACTTCACCGTTGGCATCGACGATGACGTAACCAAGAAGAGCCTCGCCTACGACGAGACCTTCTCGATTGAGCCGGACTCGGTCTTCCGCGCCCTCTTCTACGGCCTCGGTTCAGACGGCACGGTCGGTGCAAACAAGAACTCGATCAAGATCATTGGCGAAAACACCGACAACTACGCGCAGGGCTTCTTCGTCTACGACTCCAAGAAAGCCGGTTCGATCACGACCTCGCACCTGCGGTTCGGCCCGGAGCAGATCCGCTCGACCTACCTCATCACCGAGGCGCAGTTCGTCGGCTGCCACCACTGGGTCTTTCTCGAAATGATCGACGTTGCCAAGAACCTCAAGCAGGGTGGTACGCTGCTCATCAACTCGGCCTATGCGCCGGATGTGGTGTGGAGCAAGCTCCCGCGTCCGGTGCAGCAGCACTTGATCGACAAGCAGGCGAAGCTCTACACCATCGATGCCTACAAGGTCGCCCACGAAAGCGGCATGGGTCAGCGCATCAACACTATCATGCAGGCCTGTTTCTTCGCCATTTCGGGCGTGCTGCCGCGTGAAGAGGCAATCGAAAAGATCAAGGACGCGATCCGCCACACCTACGGCAAAAAGGGCGATGAGGTCGTTCAGCAGAACATCAAGGCAGTTGACAACACGCTTGCCAACCTGCATGAAGTGAAAATCGGCGCTGTGGCAGACAGCACCAAGGAGCTGCGCTCGCCCATCGTTGGCGACGCGCCAGAGTTCGTCTGTAACGTGCTGGCAAAGATTATTGCCGGCGAGGGCGACTCGATTCCGGTCAGCAAGCTGCCTGCCGATGGAACCTATCCGCTCGGCACCACGAAGTTCGAGAAACGCAACCTCGCGCAGGAGATTCCGGTCTGGGCTCCGGAGCTGTGCATCGAGTGTGGCAAGTGCTCGATGGTCTGCCCGCACGCTGCCATCCGCATCAAGGTTTACGAGCCGAAGCACCTCGAAAACGCCCCGGCAACCTTCAAGAGCCTCGATGCGAAAGCAAAAAACTGGGAGGGCATGCGCTATACGGTTCAGATTGCACCGGAAGATTGTACCGGCTGCCAACTCTGCGTCAACGCCTGCCCCGCAAGAGACAAGCAGGTTGAAGGCCGCAAAGCGCTCAACATGCACGAGCAGGCTCCGCTGCGCGAAACCGAATCTGCCTGCTGGAGCTTCTTCATCAATCTCCCGGAATTCGACCGCAACAAGATCAACCAGCGCCTCATCAAAGAGCAGCAGCTTCAGCAGCCACTCTTCGAGTTCTCGGGCGCATGCTCGGGCTGCGGCGAAACGCCATACGTCAAGCTGATGACTCAGCTCTTCGGTGATCGCCTCGTTATCGGCAACGCCACCGGCTGCTCGTCGATCTACGGCGGCAACCTGCCGACCACGCCGTATGCAGCCAACCCGCAGGGCCTTGGGCCAACGTGGTCGAACTCGCTTTTCGAGGACACGGCAGAGTTCGCGCTTGGTTTCCGGATATCGATCGACAAGCAGCAGCAATTTGCCAAAGAGCTGGTCAAAAAGCTCGCTGGTGACATCGGTGAAAACCTTGCCACCGCCATTCTCAACGCCACGCAGAACAGTGAACCGGAGATTTTCGAGCAGCGTGAGCGCGTGGCCGTGCTGAAGGATAAGCTCCAGCAGATGAAATCCGACGATGCCAAGAACCTGCTTGCTGTGGCTGACATGCTGGTCAAGAAGAGCGTGTGGGCTGTCGGCGGCGACGGCTGGGCCTACGATATCGGTTACGGGGGTCTCGACCACGTCACCGCATCGGGCAAGAACGTCAACATGCTCGTGCTCGACACCGAGGTCTATTCCAATACCGGCGGTCAGGCCTCCAAGGCTACGCCGAAAGCCGCGATCGCCAAGTTTGCCGCTGCGGGGCGCATCGCTACCAAGAAAGACCTTGGTCTGATCTCGATGAGCTACGGCAATGCCTATGTGGCCAGTGTTGCACTTGGCGCACGTGACGAGCAGACACTCAGAGCTTTCATCGAAGCCGAGGCGTACGATGGCCCGTCGATTATCATCGCCTACTCGCACTGCATTGCACACGGCTTTGACTTGTCTATGGGTCTGGAGCACCAGAAAGCAGCGGTCGATTCCGGCCACTGGCTGCTGTATCGCTACAATCCCGACAGACTCAAGGAGGGACTGAATCCGCTGCAGCTCGACTCCAAAAAGCCGAAAATGCCGGTCGCGGAGTTCCTGAACATGGAGAACCGCTTCAGAATACTGAAGAAGACCCACCCCGATCTGGCCAAGAAGTACTTCGAGGCAATCCAGCACGAGGTCAATGCCCGCTGGGCACACTACGAACACCTCGCCAACCGTTCGATTGAAGGCGAAGCATAA
- a CDS encoding ABC transporter permease — protein sequence MLRYIFKRLLIAVPLIFGVLTLTFFIIRLAPGDPAAFFIQPGISPNVAEQIRQQYGLNDPLPVQYIKWLGNVLHGDFGRSFSRAQQPVFDVIAEALPVTMTIAVLTLIANFVFGIIIGVISAVKQNSFLDRFLTVTALFFYSMPEFWLALMMIILFALKWPLFPVSGLNEIGAESYGTFGFIMDRIWHLALPVTVLSINGSAGIARYVRGSMLEVIRQDYVRTARAKGLSERVVILKHALRNALLPVVTLMGSSLPFIFSGALFIEVIFAFPGMGRVTVEAIFARDYPLIIANTFVSGTMIVFGNLLADVLYAVVDPRIKL from the coding sequence ATGCTCAGGTATATCTTCAAACGGCTCTTGATTGCCGTGCCGCTCATCTTCGGGGTGCTGACCCTGACCTTCTTCATCATCCGGCTCGCGCCGGGCGACCCCGCGGCGTTCTTCATCCAGCCGGGCATCAGTCCCAACGTGGCCGAGCAGATCCGCCAGCAGTATGGGCTGAACGATCCGCTGCCGGTGCAGTACATCAAGTGGCTCGGCAACGTGCTGCACGGTGATTTCGGACGCAGTTTCAGCCGCGCGCAGCAGCCGGTGTTCGACGTGATTGCCGAGGCGTTGCCGGTAACGATGACCATCGCCGTGCTGACGCTCATCGCGAACTTCGTCTTCGGTATCATCATCGGCGTGATTTCGGCGGTCAAACAGAACAGCTTTCTTGACCGCTTCCTGACGGTTACGGCGCTCTTCTTCTATTCGATGCCGGAGTTCTGGCTCGCCCTGATGATGATTATCCTTTTTGCCCTGAAGTGGCCGCTTTTCCCGGTTTCAGGCCTGAACGAAATCGGCGCGGAGAGCTACGGGACGTTCGGCTTCATCATGGACAGGATCTGGCACCTCGCCTTGCCAGTAACGGTGCTCAGCATCAACGGCTCCGCCGGCATCGCCCGCTACGTGCGGGGCAGTATGCTTGAGGTGATCCGGCAGGACTACGTCCGCACGGCTCGGGCCAAGGGGCTCAGCGAGCGGGTGGTGATTCTCAAACACGCCTTGCGCAATGCGCTCTTGCCGGTGGTCACGCTGATGGGCAGCTCGCTGCCGTTCATCTTCAGCGGGGCGCTCTTTATCGAGGTGATCTTTGCTTTTCCCGGCATGGGGCGCGTCACGGTCGAGGCGATCTTTGCACGCGACTATCCGCTGATTATCGCCAATACCTTCGTCTCCGGCACGATGATCGTCTTCGGTAACCTCTTGGCCGACGTGCTCTACGCGGTGGTCGATCCGAGGATCAAACTGTGA
- the ruvB gene encoding Holliday junction branch migration DNA helicase RuvB produces MRIEALNTAPDATEARFEEQIRPQKMGDFAGQKKLIDNLKVFITAARKRGEALDHVLLSGPPGLGKTTLAHIIAAEMGGSIKITSGPLIDKAGNLAGLLTSMKKGDILFIDEIHRLAPAVEEYLYSAMEDYRIDILLDSGPASRAVQLKLEPFTLVGATTRAGLLTSPLRARFGINSRLDYYNPELLQSIIIRAAGILNIGIDEDAAMEIARRSRGTPRIANRLLRRARDFAQVAGDASISLAVARRTLESLEIDEGGLDDMDKKILEAIVRKFNGGPVGLASLAVSVGEEQDTIEEVYEPYLIQMGYLSRTPRGRVATRLAMSRFAHPGISSQGSLFDTAEDG; encoded by the coding sequence GTGAGGATTGAAGCCCTGAATACCGCACCCGACGCGACGGAAGCCCGGTTCGAGGAGCAGATACGGCCGCAAAAGATGGGCGATTTTGCCGGGCAAAAAAAGCTGATCGACAACCTCAAAGTGTTCATCACTGCGGCGCGTAAACGCGGTGAAGCGCTCGACCACGTGTTGCTTTCCGGTCCGCCCGGACTCGGCAAGACCACGCTTGCACACATCATCGCCGCCGAGATGGGTGGGAGTATCAAGATCACCTCCGGGCCGCTGATCGACAAGGCGGGCAACCTGGCCGGCCTGTTGACCAGCATGAAAAAGGGGGACATCCTCTTTATCGACGAAATCCACCGACTCGCTCCGGCGGTCGAGGAGTACCTCTACTCGGCAATGGAGGATTACCGCATCGACATCCTGCTCGACAGCGGCCCGGCGTCGCGAGCCGTGCAGCTCAAACTCGAACCCTTCACGCTGGTTGGCGCCACCACGCGGGCTGGCCTTTTGACTTCGCCGCTGCGCGCGCGCTTCGGCATCAACAGCCGTCTCGACTACTACAACCCCGAACTCCTGCAAAGCATCATTATTCGGGCGGCAGGTATTCTGAACATCGGCATTGACGAGGACGCGGCGATGGAAATTGCCCGCCGCTCGCGTGGCACCCCGCGCATCGCCAACCGCCTGTTGCGGCGGGCGCGCGACTTCGCGCAGGTGGCAGGCGACGCCTCGATTTCGCTCGCCGTCGCTCGTCGCACCCTCGAATCGCTCGAAATCGACGAAGGCGGCCTTGACGACATGGACAAGAAAATCCTCGAAGCGATCGTCCGCAAGTTCAACGGCGGTCCGGTTGGTTTGGCCTCGCTGGCTGTGTCGGTCGGTGAGGAGCAGGACACTATCGAGGAGGTCTACGAACCCTATCTGATCCAGATGGGGTACCTCTCCCGAACGCCTCGTGGGCGTGTTGCTACCCGCCTTGCCATGAGCCGGTTTGCTCATCCAGGCATCTCCAGCCAGGGGTCGCTGTTTGACACTGCCGAAGATGGGTAA
- a CDS encoding peptide-binding protein produces the protein MKTTKRISRLLSISLLAASTLLTACSKSGGKSGALSGAARDTTLVIGMLGDADYLNPVIGASLTSSEITGLIYPALLQGEFDTKTGLLNYLALEKRLRSSTGPDEKSPKGALAKTWTMSPDHRSITYILRDDAKWADGQPITSRDFKFTYKLYGNPVIASPRQQFLAELVGADKGQVDFDRAIETPNDTTLIFHFYKPVPEHLALFHTSLTPLPEHLWKNVKPEEFRESKLNQQPVGAGPYRLADWSKQQSLTLSSNVSCNLPKPGNIKRIIYRVIPDYTVRLAQLQTGDVDVVENIKPEDFAAVQKANPNVDIKTIGLRVYDYVGWQNIDGAYYNQTGKIRPHPLFGDPVVRRALTMAIDRQSIIDGYLGEYGVLAKTDISPSLKWAYDDSIKPYGYDPAQAVKLLEAAGWMPGPDGIRQKNGRKFSFVLYTNAGNARRNYACTIIQQNLREIGIDCKIEMQESNVFFQNLQDRKLDAWMAGWSIGLEIDPLDVWGSDLKKSRFNFPGFINPRIDQLCELAKNKMRIEDARPYWIEYQKILHEQQPVTFLYWIRETQGFSKRIQGAKLNISGTFYNIDDWTLKPSIAP, from the coding sequence ATGAAAACGACTAAACGCATCTCCCGTCTTTTGTCGATTTCGCTGCTTGCGGCCTCAACCCTGTTGACGGCCTGTTCGAAGTCTGGCGGTAAATCCGGTGCACTTTCGGGCGCGGCTCGCGACACCACGCTGGTGATCGGAATGCTTGGTGACGCCGATTACCTCAATCCGGTCATCGGGGCGTCGCTCACGTCGAGCGAGATCACCGGGCTGATCTATCCGGCTCTTCTTCAGGGTGAGTTCGACACCAAAACCGGCCTGCTCAACTACCTTGCGCTTGAAAAACGGTTGCGCTCTTCCACCGGCCCCGACGAGAAGTCGCCGAAGGGCGCGCTCGCCAAAACCTGGACGATGTCGCCCGACCATCGCTCCATCACCTACATTCTGCGTGATGATGCGAAGTGGGCTGATGGCCAGCCAATCACGTCGCGTGACTTCAAGTTTACCTACAAGCTCTATGGCAATCCGGTGATCGCCAGCCCTCGCCAGCAGTTTCTTGCCGAACTGGTCGGCGCGGACAAGGGGCAGGTCGATTTCGACAGGGCGATCGAAACGCCAAACGACACCACGCTCATCTTCCATTTCTACAAGCCGGTACCGGAGCATCTTGCGCTCTTCCACACATCGCTGACACCACTGCCGGAGCATCTCTGGAAAAACGTCAAGCCGGAGGAGTTCCGCGAGTCGAAGCTCAACCAGCAGCCGGTGGGCGCTGGCCCGTACCGCCTCGCCGACTGGAGCAAGCAGCAGTCGCTAACCCTTTCGTCGAACGTCTCCTGCAACCTGCCCAAGCCGGGCAACATCAAACGCATCATCTACCGCGTCATTCCCGACTACACCGTCCGGTTGGCACAGCTCCAGACGGGTGATGTCGATGTGGTCGAGAATATCAAACCGGAGGATTTCGCCGCCGTGCAGAAGGCCAATCCGAATGTCGATATAAAAACCATCGGTTTGCGGGTTTACGACTATGTTGGCTGGCAGAATATCGACGGCGCGTATTACAACCAGACCGGCAAGATTCGCCCCCATCCGCTCTTCGGTGATCCGGTCGTGCGCCGTGCGCTGACCATGGCTATTGACCGCCAGTCGATCATCGACGGCTATCTCGGCGAGTACGGCGTGCTGGCCAAAACCGATATTTCGCCTTCGCTGAAGTGGGCTTACGACGACTCGATCAAGCCCTATGGCTACGATCCAGCGCAAGCCGTCAAGTTGCTCGAAGCAGCGGGATGGATGCCGGGCCCCGATGGCATCCGGCAGAAGAACGGGCGCAAGTTTAGCTTCGTGCTCTACACGAACGCCGGAAACGCGCGCAGGAACTACGCCTGTACGATCATCCAGCAAAACCTTCGTGAGATCGGCATCGACTGCAAGATCGAAATGCAGGAGTCCAACGTTTTCTTCCAGAACCTGCAGGATCGAAAGCTCGATGCCTGGATGGCGGGCTGGTCGATCGGCCTTGAGATCGATCCGCTCGACGTGTGGGGTTCCGACCTGAAAAAGAGCCGTTTCAACTTTCCCGGTTTCATCAATCCGAGGATCGACCAACTCTGCGAACTTGCCAAGAACAAGATGCGCATTGAAGACGCGCGTCCTTACTGGATCGAGTACCAGAAGATTCTGCACGAACAGCAGCCGGTCACCTTCCTCTACTGGATCAGGGAGACGCAAGGGTTCAGCAAGCGTATTCAGGGCGCGAAGCTCAATATTTCCGGTACTTTCTACAACATCGACGACTGGACGCTGAAACCGTCAATCGCGCCGTAA